The Chionomys nivalis chromosome 4, mChiNiv1.1, whole genome shotgun sequence genome contains the following window.
cttccacctgATTCCCCCCAACCTCCCCACAACCCACtccttcatccactcctcagaaaaggtaaggtctcccatggggagtcaacaaaacctggAACATTAATTTGAAGTAGGACCAAAGACCTCCACACTggatcaaggctgagcaaggcttcccaccacagggaatgggctccaaaaagccagctcatgtaccAGGGACAGATATTGGGTCCACTaccaggggtcccacaaacagaccagggtacacaactgttgcccacatgcagagggcctagttcagtctcatgcaggctcctcAGCTGTTGCTCTGGAGTCCAcaagctcccacaagctcaggttaGTTATCTCTGTAGGTTTCTCAATTATGATCTTGAAAACCCCCCCTCCATTACACATACAatacctcctccctctctttgactggattcctGGAGCCCAGCCAAGTGCCTAGCTgtaaatctctgcatctgcttctatcagttactagatgaaggcatcgccagttcaggcaccctctccactattactaggagccttagctggggtcattcttgtggattcctggggatttccctTGCATCATGTTTCTCCCAaacccataatgactccctctattAAGATATCACTGCCATCGCTCTCCCACTCCTTCCTGCTCCCAACTAGGTCATCCtgctccctcatgttctcatcccccatccccacctccaccctgaaAGCCCCTGCCTCCAGTATACCCAGGAGCTCTCCCCTATTTCCCCTTCTGAAGGCAATCCATGTgaccctcttagggtcctccttgttacctaacttctctggagctgtggattgtaagctggtcatcctttgctttatatctagtatctacttaagagtgagtacatactgtgtttgtctttctgggtctggattgtatcattcaggatgatttttttctagttccatccatttgccagcaaatgtCTGATGTTCACTAAAGCACCTGTCTGATGTACTAGACCTCTTGAAGCAGCCCAGCTGGAGCCACCCTCTAGTCCAACCACAGGGATAAGCAACCTTGATCTTCTGCCCAGTTAGATGCAGGTCCTTTCAACTAATATGGCTAGCCTGGACATTGACATTattaaggaataaaaagaaatgttgaatGCTTTAGTCTGGGTCTCTAGTAATCTATTTTTCTCTCCTTAGAGTTAAAGGATTCGTGCACAATATACTTTGGCATACAAATCAAAAGCTCTGTGAGTTTAGGACATACTACATAAACTTTAGGCATGGTGTGTGAATTTCTCATTAAAAACCACACGGTTAACATATGCCTTTGTTACTTATAAGTGCAAATAATCACCTTTCCTGGCTGTGGATGACTAACTACCTAGCCTCTTCTTTGCATGGGTTTATCATGCCATCTCATATGTGCTTTCTAACATCCTAaaatctaccttttttttttcattgcaatCAGGAGCTTCAGAACATGCCTTAAATCAATGCGTCTTCTATTCCTGAGATTTAGGTTTCACTtagttaaaataattaaagaaattgcTGCATTGACTAATTACTGAGAAAACAGAGCTGAACAGATCAACTCAAGTATCAACCCTGGGATTATTATAAAAGTTATCCTAACCTTTAAGGATTTGAAGTCTTGTATGTTCTCCAGTTACGACTTACAACTTTAAAtccttttctattatttattagcTCAGAACATACAGTTTCCGAAAAGTCCATcgaatatattttaaacacactcaTATTGTATTTTAGAAATACAAATTTACCTGGAAATTATATCCCTGGTCAAGGGCATCTGAGGCTACTTTCAAAGTGTGGTGCTTCAAGGGATGTTAAATTGAGAAGAAAGTCCAAAGAACTAGATCAGGATATGGTATGCTATAGTCAAAGAACAGATCAGGATATGGTATGCCATGATCAAAGAACTAAATCAGGATATGGTATGCCATGGTCAAGGGTTAACTGAAGTCTCAGCATTGCCTATGTGGAGTGCGAGCAAACATCAGCTGCTctgtttttgttaaaattttcttctagaactttcctttGAAAACAATGCTGACAGCTCTTTAGAGCACTAATAAGAGCACAAATATCTGCAAAATTAAGTTTTCTTGATAATGCAACCAGTTTATTATTAGTTTAATAAATCAGTAGTTTTGTTTTCCAGAGAGTTACTGATGatttattgatggaggaaggtcattggttaaaaaataaagaaactgcttggccctcataggttagaacataggtgggtggagtaaacagaacagaatgctgggaggaagaggaagtgtgctcagactcgatagctctgctctctggggcagatgcgatgaagctccaacccaagatggacgtaggctagaatcttcccggtaagcacaccttggggtgctacacacatgactagaaatgggccaaacagtgtttaaaagaatacagtttgtcacttttcccttagccccatgccacctcacccgcaagttcccagtttttgcccagcaatcttgtctacttcccctatccaggcagatgactatacgtttttctttgggttcactttcttattgagcttctctaggatcacaaattatatgctcaatgtcctttatttatggctagaaaccaattatgagtgagtacatcccatgttcctctttttgggtctgggatacctcactcaggatagtgttttttatttccatccatttgcatgaaaaattcaagaagtcattgttttttaccactgagtagtactctaatatgtatatattccacacttttttcatccattcttccattgaagggcatctaggttgtttccaggttctggctattacaaacaatgctgctatgaatatagttgaacagatacttttgtcatatgatagggcatctcttgggtctattcccaagagtggtattactggatcttggggaaggtgagaaacgtgagaagggcaggatggggggaacttgggggaatgggatggttgggatattggaagggtggatacgggagcagcgaagtatatatcctaactaagggagccatcttagggttggcaagagacttgactctagaggggctcacaggtgtccagggagatgtcctcagctagtaccttgggcaactgaggagagggaaccagaaatgaccctatcctatactgatgaatatcttgcatatcaccttagaaccttcatctggcaatggattgagatagagacagagagccaatttggagcaacggactccaaatgaggagcagaaggagggagaacatgagcaaggaagtcaggaccacgaggtgtgtacccacccactgtgacagtggaactgatctattgggagcccaccaaggccagctggactgggactgaataagcaggggttgaaaccagactccctgaacatggaggacaatgaaggctgatgagaagccaaggacaatggcattaggtttcgatcctaatacatgaactggctaaatgggagcttagcctgtttggttgctcaccttcctggacctagatagaagtgggaggaccttggtcttctcacagggcagggaatttggactgctcttcagtatcaagaaggagggggaatggagtgggggaaggagaggagcggtggggatagggggaggggaggggggagaggcaatatgtgggaggagggggagagaaatgggaaacggggaggaggcagaaattttaattaaaaaagaataaaataaaataaaataattttaaaaaaagataaaatatctaagaaattcaaaaaaaagaggaggcagaaattttaattaaaaaagaataaaataaaataaaataaaataattttaaaaaaagataaaatatctaagaaattcaaaaaaaaaagaatacagtttgtgtgttgttattttggggcataagctagccaggcgaccaggagctgtgGCGGCAGGAACCCAGCTCGCAGCTCCTACTTCAGTTTATGCCCTCTTATCCCCTTCATCtccttgttaattttttaatcgCTTACTCTATTTTCAATCATATGACGATATCACGTCTGAACAGGACTGTAGACAGAAATTATACATTTCAGACTATATTTTCTTGAGGCAATACTGATAAGAGAACATTAAATTACTATgtgtacaaatacatacatgcaaaaataataatCACATATATAAGCGTAACTGCAAAAATAGGTTCTTTAGGTCATTGATTACTGTTGTTCACTGATATTACCCTGACATGCAAGAAAAGAGTAACCTGAAAGTTGTCTAAAAGCAGCATAGCAAAAAAGATAACACTGCTGAATTTGGTACTAGATAATGTAGGATCAAAGTTTGGCCATAGTCTCTACCCATCATACCTATTTGGATGACAGCACCTATAAGAATTCCTTCTAAACATTAAATTGAGATAATCCAGGTAAAGTATATAATATATCACAATTTCAATACTGTCtatggttttctttattaaatgttaatttgaaatattttaatgttacaTAAATTTCATAGTTAATTTTTGTGTGGTTAATAAAtattagtatataaaataaatataggtAACTGGCCATAAGATGACTTAATTTAGTTAGGTGGGGTgatggatgcctttaatcccagcacttgggaggcaaaggccggtggatttctgtgactttgaggtcatcctggtctacaaatcaagttccaggacagcaaggaaaggaaaggaaaggaaaggaaaggaaaggaaaggaaaggaaaggaaaggaaaggaaaggaaaggaaaggaaaggaaaggaaaggaaagatatttgaaatgtaaatatGTTATTTATTAAGGAAGTTTATcagtaattttttgaaaaaaatactgTTCGACAGTCAGGAAGTGTAAACAGACAACTGTGActccaacaacaaaaagttttaCACACGAAAGGAAATACTGCCCAAAATGAAATGACAGCCATGGGCTGAAAGAAGTATTTGCAGATTATTTGTTTCACACAGAGTTAATATCCAAAACAGATCACTCAAAATTCTTACTGCCATATATGTATGAGTACATAAATACTGTATGCACGTGTGAGGAGTCTCCAAAGATGGGTCAAAATACTTGAATATTTTCCAAACAATTCACATGAATTGCCAGGATGTATGCCTTCAATAGCactaatcatcagagaaatgaaaatcaagccATAAATGTGAAACAGTGGATATTGCCAAAAGTCAAAAATCTAGTACCTTACATGGAGGTGGCTACAAGGACAAGTTTTTTCCAGTCTGCTTTTAATgcatttttatcacattttatcCTGTGTATAGCATtactttcctatttttaaaatttaactttaggCATTTTTGATCATACAATACTGTATATACTTCACTTataccctttctttcccctccaaaTGCTCCCATGCCTTTTTAACACTCTTTCAAATTAAGGACCTCTTTTTCATTATGATTACATATAATACAAAGAAGTTTTatgatatatgcacacacatatgtatacctTTTCAGTGCTCCTCATACATACATGTTTAAGATTGGCCACTTGAGATTGGAGAACTTTTCATGGAGCTCATccctagaaaaaaacaaaatctctccATCTCAGTAAACACTGATTCCCCATAGCTCTTCATCTGAGGGGGAAAGCTCCCCTCCACATTGGCATGCCAACTGCAATTATCATTGTAATCATTTTGTTTAGGCAACTATATTGTTGAGATCTGTGGTAACATTTTGCCTGCTAAATTCAATGAACACTAGCTTGTCAATTGCTGGTCTTAGTTCCTGAGTAAATGGAACTCTATACAGAAAGTGCTTTCCTACACCTGTCTTTTAGGGTACTGCATGTGGACATGTGGATATataaaatttttgagattataatataattacatcaattaacccttccctttctttcctccaattcctcccatgtataaatgcttctctctctctctctctctctctctctctctctctctctctctcaaatctatgaccttcttttctttaattgttgcctcttgtatcatatatatttacatacacacacacacatatatatatatatattcatctcaGTTCAtataataatgtgtgtgtgttttcagatctaactatttggtattggataaccaactggtgtgctctttcctggggaggACTAGTTCTCCTACTCTCAGCTTTCCTTAtttgtctgtagttctttatgtAGAGCTGAGGCCTTATGAACTTTCCCTCTTccatattaataaatttattggTGTCATCTTACTTAATGTTGGATGTCAGTTCACCATGCGTGTCCTTTATTGTGTTGAGATACAGTCCCTCTCTCCTTATGAATTTATTATCGTAAAGGCAAGTTGagttttgtcaaaggctttttatgCATCTATAGAAAAGATATGTACGTTTTTACTATAAGTTCATTTATAGGATTTATAAAATGATTTACCTATGTTGGACTATCCCTGCATATCTAGAATGAATAAAATTTGATTATGTTGGATGgatgatatatgtatgtatgtatgtatatatatatatatatatacatacctaaATTctgtttgaaagtattttaatgcAAATTTTTGAATCTATATTCAAGAGGAATATTGTACTAGagtttcttctttactttttaatgtattttaccTGGTTTGGGTATAACAACAAGACAGGTTTTGCAGAAGGAATTCTTTTGATTCTTGTGTTTTCAGTAATTTAAGAAGTATTTATCATAGATCTCTTTGAAGTCTGGCAGAATATTGCTAAGAAAGGATTTCTTAGTCCCATGCATTTTATTACTGTTTTGAGCCCCTTCTTTTTTATACATCTGTTTAGGTTATTGGTCTCTTCTTGGTAtaattttggtggtttgaatgtttcttgaaatttatccatttcttttagatttttttcaaaacttattGAAGTATAGGTTTGTAAAGTACtcacaatatttttaatttctttggtgTCTATCATaatgtttctttgttcatttctgattctgtagttttggattgtatctttcttttggttagttgGGCCAAGAGTCTGTCACTattgtttatcatttatttatttatttatttatttatttatttgtttatttattaaaggtttctgcctcctccctgccaccacctcccatttccctccccctcccccaatcaagtccccctccctcgtcagccctaagagcaatcagggttccctgccctgtgggaagtccaaggaccacccacctccatccaggtctagtaaggtgagcatccaaactgcctaggctcccacaaagccagtacgtgcagtaggatcaaaaacccattgccattgttcttgagttctcagtagtcctcattgttcgctatgttcagcgagtccggttttatcccatgctttttcagacccaggccagctggccttggtgagttcccgatagaacatccccattgtctcaatgtgtgggtgcacccctcccggtcctgagTTCGTAGCATCATCCAATTCATAACTTCTTATTCACATCCTTATTAATGACCCACTGAATCTAATTAGCATTATTCAGTACCCATGTACTAGAGCATGGTCAAGTTATGAGAAACAACAGCCCTAGAGGAAAATGACCCCCCACTTCCTCTAGCAGTCATCAATTATCATTAGCACCTCAGCTGCTGGGCTTTTATTCCCTGCCTCTCTCCGTGCTGAATTGTGGAGTAGGTGGATCTTGTATGGATAACCACTGCTGTTATGAGTTCATGAGTGCTCCCTCCTGTCATATCCAGAAGGACTGATTCATCCCAAACATCCATAAGCTGCTACTCCATCCTAGGTGTACGCAATCTTGTCTGAGAATTAGCAATATTAAAATGTTGAATCTCCCAGTCCTTTATAATTCTTCCTGGATAATCACGTTTCCCTGATATGTACTGAACTGTGAACATAAGTGGAGATCATTTACTACACTAACTGTCTTATATTGTATCACACTTTGTCTTATCAATGAGAAAGTGCCTCTCCTGGAGATGGAAAAAGTACCTGCCATGTTAAAGGAGACAAGGTGACTAGGAttgtttttctatatttgtcATGATtcaacatatgtgtgtatttaatatattttcatttgtagGTGTTGAATCATAACAAATAGAGTCAAAATTGATAGCTCTATAATGCATATTATAAATAGTTGAAGATCATCATGACCATTGTTCTGTAACACTCTACTATAAATATACAAGAATATCATCTTATTTAATTGTTATACATTTAAATAGCTAAATAAGTGGAGCAtttctagaaattattttttataaaaatattacatacatatattcataacaCATAAATTAGATGTGGAATTTTCCTTAGAAAACTACATactatatataatgaaaattgtTTTGCATATGTTTTCATAGCTatgcacacagaaaaacacagagcCACTGAAAGAGTAAAAAAATGCATTTGAAGAACTAAAGAACAGAATAACTTGACTTCTACTAACTGAAATAATGTCATGATTATGACTTCTGGGTACATGCACAAGAGAAACGAAGACAAAAGGAGCATTCTATATCAGCCAAAGGACAATTTCAACTTCATAAAGCAACTGAGATAACATCACAGTTCTTTAtcagtattatttttgttttggtttggtttttcgtttttggtttttcaagacagggtttctctgttcatccctgactgttctggaactcactttgtagaccaggttagcctcgaactcacagaggtcttcctgcctctgccatcctgagtgccgggattaaaggcatgcactaccgcTTCCCAGCCTagtgttattttttaaagataaaacaaagcGTTTGCAAATGGATGAATATCAAACTATGAGTACATTTATCACATGTCAGAGATGTATTTGCAACTTGCAAATCCTTagcaaataaaagaattaaatatttttgagaagttgggttcaaagaaaaattataattagatTATATTGCTGATGATGGAAAAATGAAGTATCTTTGTACCAATAGTTACTGGCTCTGAGAAAATGTTGCTTTGTCTTTGAGTTTTACCAGTGCTTTTTTCACCTCCTTGTTCCTGAGGGTGTACACAACAGGGTTGAGTAAGGGTGTCAGCACAGTGTAGAAAACAGCCACAACTCCATCCACAGCATCCCTGGAGTCTGGCCTCAGGTAGATGAATACACAAGGCACAAAGAAACAGAGGACCACGATGCAGTGTGAGGCACAAGTCTGGAAAGCTCTGTGTCGGCCATCTGAAGTGCGGATCCTCAGGATCGAGCACACAATGGACACATAGGACAACACAATCAGCATAAAGCAGCCTGAGGCCACCACCCCGATATTCACAAAGATGACCATCTCATTGGCCGAGGTGTCTGCACAGGCCAGTTTGAGGATGGGAGGAGCATCACAGAAATAATGGTGGATCTGGTTGGGTCCACAGTAGGGTAAACGGAAGGTCAGTGTAGTCTGGACAGCAGAGTGCAGGGAACCAGTGAGCCAGGTGCCAGCTGCCAGGAGGGCACACACTCTCCCGCTCATCAAGCTGCTGTACCTGAGTGGGTAACTGATGGCCAGGTAGCGATCATAGGACATAACTGTGTAGAGGAAACACTCAGTGCTACCCAGGAAGTGGAAGGAGTAGAGTTGTGCCACACAACTGTAGAAGGAGATAGCCCC
Protein-coding sequences here:
- the LOC130873646 gene encoding olfactory receptor 10G4, with the protein product MSNGTLVTTFFLSGIPHAAALDTMLFVIFLVIYILTVLGNFLILMVIRVDSHLHTPMYYFLTNLSFIDMWFSTVTVPKMLMTLVSPGGGAISFYSCVAQLYSFHFLGSTECFLYTVMSYDRYLAISYPLRYSSLMSGRVCALLAAGTWLTGSLHSAVQTTLTFRLPYCGPNQIHHYFCDAPPILKLACADTSANEMVIFVNIGVVASGCFMLIVLSYVSIVCSILRIRTSDGRHRAFQTCASHCIVVLCFFVPCVFIYLRPDSRDAVDGVVAVFYTVLTPLLNPVVYTLRNKEVKKALVKLKDKATFSQSQ